One window of Trichoderma breve strain T069 chromosome 3, whole genome shotgun sequence genomic DNA carries:
- a CDS encoding sodium/calcium exchanger protein domain-containing protein: MRTTNARRGRLSFRPFYTTVLLLSLLAAYSFLAHTYNQRHHGDSDGSLELFRRSDEEPECRQVHTAKDQCAFVKAYCVDEDAGLLPYLELYYCRLGKAQPFAFVLLVTWLGLLFTTIGIAASDFFSVNLSTIATILGLSESLAGVTFLAFGNGSPDVFSTFAAMSSNSASMAVGELIGAASFITGVVAGSMALVREFRVDRRTYARDICFFIVAVAFTMGFLADGELRFWECCAMIGYYILYVVTVVGCHWYITRRKRRLRREGEARSHFYGLTGHSGDELAGEPYRDDPDDTSQEASRHAPSTVAESILSALERGPIIEVDGQSVGTPGSVDSEETDEDHERMVVAEVTRSMRVLRPQGGRRNTLTPIRPSLIGALEFRSALAHLQRESNLQLSPIPARSYSENHVYRGRRGSTSAISDLLPSDQADVSARDAAVANGRERARSHGTAPASASVPQDLLGVVRERSDSSLLSPSDGAASQRTASPAPSYQIGGKLAPPPVDLPGAGGHHRQSPLAPRLQLQIPSRRGSLSSPTSPVMPFPQYTDSPMPISPNTQVEQPGFSMLPPPSATVRESPFATFGSAETESRPVIWWPYSVLPAPHVLLATLFPTLQGWREKALWDKAISIISVPSIFLLVITLPVVESETTTGEVDSLDDAHTYRSSHVAPPISIQPGEIEPENEWDRFRRYSLHRRNSDTMTGSVQTPLLALPNEDTLVISPHTRGPGAPKPLSEVRSISQGSEEKLGWNRWLVCLQLFMGPLFAVVILWANISEDWEKPGAMLVRMILWTLLGSLILLGALLLLTSEQKRPEYHFLFCFLGFIISIAWISTVAGEVVGVLKTFGVVLGISEALLGLTIFAAGNSVGDLVADITVARLGYPVMALSACFGGPMLNILLGIGVGGVLMMVQDANRHQHKHPGDDYAYKPYRIQIGGTLMISSITLLVILVGLLIAVPLNKWILSRRIGWALIAIWVASTVANVIVELTGAIGDIS, encoded by the exons ATGCGGACAACAAACGCCAGACGGGGCCGTTTGAGCTTCCGGCCCTTTTACACCACGGTTCTGCTGTTGTCTCTGCTGGCCGCGTACTCTTTCTTGGCACACACATACAATCAGCGTCATCATGGCGATAGCGACGGCAGCCTGGAGCTGTTCAGACGATCCGACGAAGAGCCCGAGTGTCGTCAAGTGCACACGGCCAAAGATCAGTGCGCTTTTGTAAAAGCATATTGCGTCGACGAAGACGCTGGGCTTCTTCCCTATCTCGAACTCTATTACTGCAGGCTGGGCAAAGCGCagccctttgcctttgtcctTCTGGTAACATGGCTGGGGCTTTTGTTTACTACTATCGGTATCGCGGCGAGCGACTTCTTCAGCGTCAATCTTAGCACCATTGCGACTATCCTGGGCCTCAGCGAGAGCCTTGCAGGTGTCACGTTCCTCGCCTTTGGAAATGGCTCTCCCGATGTTTTCAGCACCTTTGCAGCCATGAGCTCCAACAGCGCGAGCATGGCCGTCGGCGAACTCATCGGCGCTGCCAGCTTCATCACGGGCGTGGTGGCCGGGTCCATGGCCCTGGTTAGAGAGTTCAGAGTGGATCGTCGGACATATGCCAGGGACATCTGCTTCTTTATTGTTGCAGTTGCCTTTACCatgggcttcttggccgatgGAGAGCTGCGTTTCTGGGAGTGCTGCGCCATGATTGGATATTACATACTCTATGTCGTGACAGTTGTCGGATGCCATTGGTATATCACGAGGCGAAAGAGGAGGCTGCgcagagaaggagaggcCCGTAGTCACTTCTATGGGCTGACTGGCCATAGCGGAGATGAGCTGGCTGGCGAGCCTTACCGAGACGATCCCGACGATACgagccaagaagcaagccgACATGCGCCAAGCACTGTTGCAGAGAGTATCCTCTCCGCTTTGGAGCGCGGCCCCATTATAGAGGTTGACGGCCAGAGTGTTGGGACGCCAGGGAGCGTTGACAGCGAAGAAACGGACGAGGACCATGAAAGAATGGTTGTGGCAGAGGTAACGCGAAGCATGCGAGTCTTGCGCCCCCAAGGCGGGCGGAGGAACACACTTACACCCATTCGACCGAGTTTGATTGGAGCACTGGAGTTTAGATCTGCCTTGGCACACTTACAGCGGGAGAGCAACCTTCAGCTCTCTCCAATCCCAGCTAGGAGCTATTCTGAAAACCACGTTTATAGAGGGCGGAGGGGTAGCACGAGCGCCATCTCTGACCTGCTACCGTCCGACCAAGCCGATGTCTCAGCCCGTGATGCTGCCGTCGCCAatgggagagagagggctAGGTCGCACGGAACCGCTCCAGCCTCGGCATCTGTACCTCAAGACCTGTTGGGGGTCGTACGAGAGAGGTCAGATTCCAGTTTGCTATCCCCCTCAGATGGAGCTGCCAGCCAAAGGACGGCAAGCCCTGCACCGTCGTATCAAATTGGTGGAAAACTGGCACCTCCTCCAGTCGATTTACCAGGGGCTGGTGGTCATCACCGGCAGTCACCGCTTGCGCCCCGGCTTCAACTGCAGATACCCAGCCGACGTGGTAGCTTGAGCAGTCCAACGTCGCCCGTGATGCCTTTCCCTCAATACACAGATTCCCCTATGCCGATCTCGCCTAATACGCAAGTCGAGCAGCCTGGGTTTAGCATGCTTCCACCACCCTCGGCCACGGTCCGCGAAAGCCCATTTGCTACGTTTGGCAGTGCCGAGACTGAATCACGACCGGTAATATGGTGGCCATACTCGGTTCTTCCAGCGCCACATGTTCTCCTTGCCACACTATTTCCAACGTTGCAAGGgtggagagaaaaagcactGTGGGACAAGGCTATCAGCATCATATCTGTACCGAGCATTTTTCTATTGGTAATAACGCTACCGGTTGTTGAGTCAGAGACGACGACAGGAGAAGTCGATTCTCTGGACGATGCCCATACCTATCGTTCAAGTCATGTGGCTCCACCCATTTCGATCCAGCCAGGAGAAATCGAACCTGAAAATGAGTGGGATCGGTTTCGGAGATATTCGCTACATCGTAGGAATAGCGATACTATGACTGGAAGCGTTCAGACACCTCTCCTGGCGCTGCCAAACGAAGACACGTTGGTTATATCTCCCCATACTCGAGGGCCTGGCGCGCCCAAACCTTTGTCCGAAGTTCGGTCCATCAGCCAAGGTAGCGAGGAAAAGTTGGGATGGAACCGGTGGCTCGTctgcctccagctcttcatgGGGCCGCTGTTTGCCGTTGTTATTCTCTGGGCAAACATTTCCGAAGACTGGGAGAAGCCAGGGGCCATGTTGGTGCGCATGATTTTATGGACGCTTTTGGGATCGCTCATACTGCTGGGGGCCTTGCTTCTACTTACCTCGGAGCAGAAGCGACCCGAGTAccactttttgttttgcttcttggGATTCATCATTAGCATAGCTTGGATTTCAACGGTGGCGGGCGAAGTTGTCGGTGTTTTGAAGACTTTTGGCGTGGTCCTCGGTATTTCCGAGGCTTTACTTGGACTCACCATTTTCGCAGCTGGCAACAGTGTGGGCGATTTGGTGGCTGATATTACAGTGGCCCGACTTGGATACCCCGTCATGGCATT GTCTGCTTGCTTTGGTGGGCCAATGCTCAATATTCTACTTGGAATAGGCGTGGGCGGTGTCCTAATGATGGTTCAAGACGCAAATCGCCACCAGCATAAGCACCCAGGGGACGATTACGCATACAAACCGTATCGTATCCAGATAGGGGGCACGTTGATGATCTCGTCCATTACACTTCTCGTGATTCTGGTCGGCCTGCTCATCGCTGTGCCTCTGAACAAGTGGATTTTGAGCCGCAGAATTGGCTGGGCATTGATTGCGATCTGGGTGGCCAGCACGGTGGCCAACGTAATAGTCGAGCTTACAGGCGCAATTGGGGATATTTCTTAG
- a CDS encoding eukaryotic phosphomannomutase domain-containing protein, with translation MSAPTYTPLEERPLKDTICLFDVDGTLTPARLDASPEVLALLQALRKKCSIGFVGGSDLIKQEEQLGKPAGVPVTTLFDYCFAENGLTAYKLGQPLPSNSFIRWIGEAQYKELANFCLHYIADLDIPVKRGTFVEFRNGMINVSPVGRNASTQERNDFEAFDKEAKVREKFVAALKERFGHLGLTFSIGGQISFDVFPTGWDKTYCLQHLENEAKKPNGITYKNIHFFGDKTFEGGNDFEIYSDSRTIGHSVKGPEDTMRILKELFDI, from the exons ATGTCTGCGCCCACCTATACCCCTCTTGAGGAGCGTCCTCTCAAGGACACCATCTGCCTCTTTGACGTCGACGGCACATTGACTCCCGCTCGTCTT GATGCCTCCCCCGAggtcctcgccctcctccaaGCCCTCCGCAAGAAGTGCTCCATCGGCTTCGTTGGCGGCTCCGACCTCATCAAGCAGGAAGAGCAGCTAGGAAAGCCCGCCGGCGTCCCCGTCACCACCCTCTTCGACTACTGCTTCGCCGAGAACGGCCTCACGGCCTACAAGCTCGGCCAGCCCCTCCcctccaacagcttcatccGCTGGATCGGCGAGGCCCAGTACAAGGAGCTCGCAAACTTCTGCCTGCACTACATCGCCGACCTCGACATCCCCGTCAAGAGGGGAACCTTTGTCGAGTTCCGCAACGGCATGATCAACGTCAGCCCCGTCGGCAGGAACGCCAGCACCCAGGAGAGGAACGACTTCGAGGCCTTtgacaaggaggccaaggttCGAGAGAAGTTTGTTGCTGCCCTCAAGGAGCGATTTGGACACTTGGGTCTTAC CTTCTCTATTGGTGGCCAGATCTCCTTCGACGTCTTCCCCACCGGCTGGGACAAGACCTACTGCCTGCAGCACCTCGAgaacgaggccaagaagcccaacGGAATCACCTACAAGAACATCCACTTCTTCGGCGACAAGACCTTCGAGGGCGGCAACGACTTCGAGATCTACAGCGACTCCAGGACCATCGGCCACTCTGTCAAGGGTCCCGAGGACACCATGCGCATCCTGAAGGAGCTGTTTGACATCTAA